A portion of the Lolium rigidum isolate FL_2022 chromosome 1, APGP_CSIRO_Lrig_0.1, whole genome shotgun sequence genome contains these proteins:
- the LOC124673503 gene encoding probable galacturonosyltransferase-like 9: MMAGAAATALLIFFLAAVSAEAGPALPRFAEAPQYRNGEGCPAPSGAGVCDPGLVHIAMTLDAHYLRGSMAAIYSLLKHASCPESLFFHFLAAAAPAPEDDDITALRRALAASFPSLRFQIYPFRADAVAGLISASVRAALEAPLNYARNHLADLLPPCVPRAIYLDSDILAADDVRRLWETRLPAAAVVAAPEYCHANFSRYFTPAFWSDPALGARVFAGRRRPPCYFNTGVMVVDLRRWRAGNYRRRIERWMEIQKEKRIYELGSLPPFLLVFAGEVEAVDLRWNQHGLGGDNVHGSCRPLHDGPVSLMHWSGKGKPWDRLDAGRPCPLDHTWKSYDLYVPGDGSGAASPASGPAALSASW; this comes from the coding sequence ATGATGGCCGGGGCAGCAGCCACAGCGCTGCTCATCTTCTTCTTGGCCGCCGTCTCCGCCGAGGCGGGGCCGGCGCTCCCGAGGTTCGCGGAGGCGCCGCAGTACCGGAACGGGGAGGGCTGCCCGGCTCCATCAGGCGCGGGGGTGTGCGACCCGGGGCTGGTCCACATCGCCATGACCCTCGACGCGCACTACCTGCGCGGCTCCATGGCGGCCATCTACTCCCTCCTCAAGCACGCCTCCTGCCCGGAATCCCTCTTCTTCcacttcctcgccgccgccgcccccgcccccgaggACGACGACATCACAGCCCTGCGCCGCGCGCTCGCCGCCTCCTTCCCGTCCCTCCGCTTCCAGATCTACCCGTTCCGCGCCGACGCCGTGGCGGGGCTCATCTCCGCCTCCGTCCGCGCGGCCCTCGAGGCGCCGCTCAACTACGCGCGGAACCACCTGGCCGACCTCCTCCCGCCCTGCGTCCCCCGCGCCATCTACCTCGACTCGGACATCCTCGCCGCCGACGACGTGCGGCGCCTCTGGGAAACCCGCCTCCCCGCGGCCGCCGTGGTCGCCGCGCCCGAGTACTGCCACGCCAACTTCTCCCGCTACTTCACGCCCGCCTTCTGGTCGGACCCGGCCCTCGGCGCGCGGGtcttcgccggccgccgccgcccgccctgcTACTTCAACACGGGCGTCATGGTCGTCGACCTGCGCCGCTGGCGCGCCGGCAACTACCGCCGCCGCATCGAGCGCTGGATGGAGATCCAGAAGGAGAAGCGCATCTACGAGCTGGGCTCGCTGCCGCCGTTCCTGCTGGTGTTCGCCGGCGAGGTGGAGGCCGTCGACCTGCGGTGGAACCAGCACGGCCTCGGCGGCGACAACGTGCACGGCAGCTGCCGCCCGCTCCACGACGGGCCCGTCAGCCTCATGCACTGGTCCGGCAAGGGCAAGCCCTGGGACAGGCTCGACGCCGGCAGGCCGTGCCCGCTCGACCACACCTGGAAGTCCTACGACCTCTACGTTCCAGGAGACGGCAGCGGCGCCGCCTCCCCGGCCTCCGGGCCGGCGGCATTGTCTGCTTCTTGGTAG